A genome region from Meriones unguiculatus strain TT.TT164.6M chromosome 2, Bangor_MerUng_6.1, whole genome shotgun sequence includes the following:
- the LOC110560147 gene encoding nitric oxide synthase-interacting protein-like yields MTRHSKNCSAGAVYTYYEKRKDREASGYGTLNIRLSRDAMKNFNCCCLSLQPCHDPVVTPDGYLYEREAILEYILHQKKEIARRMKAYEEQRGARRKEQKELQRAAAAQDKVRGFLEKEAALVSRPLNPFMPKAATLPNTDVEQLGPSEGPLGKDKDKSLPSFWIPSLTPEAKATKLEKPSRTVTCPMSGKPLRMSDLTSVRFTQLDHVTGSERYVCAVTGDSLNNGTPCAVLRPSGAVVTLEYVERLIRKDMVDPVNGDKLTEGDIILLQLGGTGFAGSGGKLQVEM; encoded by the coding sequence ATGACACGACACAGCAAGAACTGCTCTGCAGGGGCTGTCTACACCTACTACGAgaagaggaaggacagagaggcctCAGGCTACGGGACCCTGAACATTCGACTGAGCCGGGATGCCATGAAGAACTTCAACTGCTGCTGtctctctctgcagccctgcCATGATCCAGTGGTCACCCCAGACGGCTACCTGTATGAAAGGGAGGCGATCCTGGAGTACATCctacaccagaagaaggagattGCCCGGCGGATGAAGGCGTATGAGGAGCAGCGAGGAGCCCGGAGGAAAGAGCAGAAAGAGCTTCAGCGAGCTGCTGCAGCACAGGACAAAGTTCGAGGCTTCCTGGAGAAGGAAGCAGCCCTGGTGAGCCGGCCCCTCAACCCCTTCATGCCCAAGGCTGCCACCTTGCCCAACACAGATGTTGAGCAGCTAGGGCCCAGTGAGGGTCCCCTAGGCAAGGACAAGGACAAATCCCTGCCCAGCTTCTGGATTCCCTCACTGACTCCTGAGGCAAAGGCCACTAAGCTGGAAAAGCCATCCCGCACCGTGACCTGCCCTATGTCTGGGAAGCCACTGCGCATGTCGGACCTGACGTCAGTGCGCTTCACGCAACTGGACCATGTCACAGGCAGTGAGCGCTACGTCTGTGCAGTGACCGGAGACAGCCTGAACAATGGCACACCCTGTGCAGTGCTGCGGCCCTCTGGGGCGGTGGTCACTCTGGAGTACGTGGAGAGACTGATCCGGAAGGACATGGTGGACCCTGTGAATGGGGATAAGCTGACAGAGGGCGACATCATCTTGCTGCAACTGGGCGGTACAGGCTTTGCAGGCTCCGGAGGGAAGTTACAGGTGGAAATGTGA